A stretch of DNA from Glycine max cultivar Williams 82 chromosome 18, Glycine_max_v4.0, whole genome shotgun sequence:
GTTGATTAAAAGATGCATGGATAAGTATTCGAACATTAGAACCTACCCTGATATAGGTGAACTTGCATTTGGAAAGACAGGAAGGTTAATAGTATCAGTGTCCATGTACACCGAGCTCTACTTAGTTTCAATAGggttcttgattcttgaaggaGATAACTTGAGTAACTTATTCCCCATTGGAGAGGTTCAGATAGCTGGCTTAGCAATTGGTGGGAAGCAATTCTTTGTGATATTGGTTTCTCTTATCATCTTGCCCACAGTTTGGTTGGATAACTTAAGTCTACTTTCTTATGTATCCGCAAGTGGAGTGTTTGCTTCTGCTTTCATCATCCTCTCTATTTCATGGACTGCAACATTCGATGGAGTTGGTTTTCATCAAAAGGGAACTTCTGTTAATTGGAATGGAATCCCCACAGCTGTTAGCTTATATGCCTTTTGTTATTGTGCACATCCTGTCTTTCCTACCTTGTACAATTCCATGACAAACAAACACCAGTTCTCTAATGTAAGTGTTTTACCAATTTCTCATATTTGGatgtttaatttgtttcaaataTCTGGAATTTAGCTCCTCTAAAATGACTAAGTGCATGCACTAATCGAATAAGGTAGAGCTTATGTTTGATTTGAATTAGTGTGGTTAATTTAATCTTGTTTCAGTAAAGAGTGGATGTATTTCTTAGTTTTTGTCtctaatgaattttatttttcttttctaggtCCTACTTCTATGCTTTCTCTTAACCACTGTGGGTTATGCATCCATGGCTATAATTGGTTATCTAATGTTTGGTGCTGACGTTGAATCACAAATAACATTAAACCTGCCACTGAACAAAGTAAGCTCAAAATTAGCAATATATATTACCTTGGTCAATCCCATATCCAAGTATGCTTTGATGGCAACTCCAATTACCAATGCTTTGAAAGACTTGCTTCCAAGTACATACAAGAATAGAGTGACCAACATCTTAGTGAGCACTGTCATGGTAATTGGTACTACCATTGTTGCCCTTGTTGTTCCTTTCTATGGCTATCTCATGTCCCTGGTTGGAGCGTTTCTAAGTGTCACGGCCTCTATTTTGCTTCCATGCTTCTGCTACTTGAAGATTTCAGGCAGTTACAGGAGATTTGAGTGTGAGACAGTAatcatagtaataataataataccagCTATAGTAATGGGAATATCAGGGAGCTACAACTCTGTCATGGAAATAGTCCACCAATTGTAATTGACAATGCAGTGGTCCATTCTtacgacaaaaaaaaaaaagtcctcaaaaaaagattttttcaccCATGAGATTGAATGTATCttaagtggaaaaaaaaaggtaaaaaccaATGAGAGAGTTTGTGATAGTAATAGTTGgtgaatatgaaaaagaaaaggatctgaaaagattaaaaaaaaggggTGTAAAATTGGATATATCTACTAAGCAGTAAACACATGCTCAACATGAAGGAAATGCAATTCAGTTAGTTGAACATGTGAATTGGTGTAAACCTAATATTTATTTggttgctttttatttttataaataaaaaaaaaacatgttaggaCAAAGACACTTAACCAGACTTTAATTTACTTAGTGGAACTCTCACTTAAGTCAGGTACCACTAGtaaatttagtttataatatAATGGATTGTGAAACATTCATGATTTTTAATCCAAGACAATAACCCTATAGAGTCCAACTATGTTAGCACCTCAACCAAAGCAAAAAGGAGATCAAGGAACCACATGGGGGCAAAACCAAACCCATGCAAACAATTATCTAAATCTAAAATTGGAAAGACCAATACAATTTCTAATTATGAACTCCTCCCTTAAGAAAGCAGGGAGAGATTTACCCCAAACAAAATTCAGTATGTTAAAGACCGTGAGAGGCATGCACATGTTTCAATTCATGTTTTTCACTAAAGCAAAttaagcaattcttccacctattattttttttttataatttccgcGAAACTAGCTAAagagtcaaaattaaaattacaaactaTCAATAATGAGTCACATTTTAACCAGAGATTCTTCTGTCATTTCTTATATACAATTTCAATAGCCATCATTGCATCAACTAATTCAGCATGGAGAGCAATTCAATTGACTGATCAATTATGAAATTCAATTAATAAGAATTGTGGTTTACAagcaaaaattatatcataacgCTAGAAGGGAGAAAATCAGCCAGTCATAGGCACAGGAAGACAAATTACCGACACCAgatacatgaaaaataaaagagtaaattttttttacaataagaaTTCTCCTTGTGATGCTATTCACGTTCTTTCCTATCCTCTCAAGCTCTCTCTCGTTAAGACTATTCTAATTTCGAATACTAGAGTAAAAGATACCCTTAACTCCCatttctcattttctatttataaccaacgtattctatttttgtttttcaaagtattctattttagtttttcaatttcTCTTATTATCTTTGTTCatgtaaatgaaaataaaacatgtaaGAAGTTTTGATAGTCTGTACAAAGTTTTAGGTGCTAACCTTGTTGTCAccatagacaaaaaaaaaaacacagagaAAGATGTAATCATTATTGGGGGATCAACAGAAAAGTGTAATTGTTTTGCTCATGGGAGATAAGAATAAAATCATGTGATTGTGTGTTGACAGTGACTTTTCACTTTTCagtatcaattattatttttaaaaaaacagcaCGAGACCCACGCGTCCATGAATACCAAGTTACTAATTTCAgagtaaattataattttgataatcctttaatttgtaattcttaaatttctttattttttctgcaattttgatattcaaattttaaaaaatctacaaTTGTGATTTATTCTTCAGCTGTGAAAGAACAATGTTTTGATCGTTAGGAAAATAACATCTTCACAAGGTTTTTTATGTGGTCCATATATTGAACTGGCCACAATGATATCTGAACATTTCAACTACTTCACGAAAGTAAATTATGGTATGTAGCTTAATGAATTTAAGTAGAGCAGTTCAGTTACCGACTTCAATCCACCCAGAAAGATCAAACCTTTGAGATTTGCAAACTTGTGCTTGTTGCAAACAATCCAACTTTTTTCATCAGTCTCTGTGTCCATTTTCGTTCAAAAGTCTAAAAATTTTCCCCACAATTCATCCTTGAACGTTCCTTTGCTACCCGAGTCAGGGCATGCCAAAGACGAGGAGAAAGTCACAGACTCTTATCCTTCTACCGAAAACACTGCATCCTTCTTTCACACCTGCTTCAATGGACTCAATGCAATATCAGGTTTCTATCACatgtactctttttttttttttttttctatcaacaagtattaattgttagttttattagttttttgtcAGATCAAACCAGCCACCTTTTTCATCATTTCCATTTTTTCTTAACTAGCAAACCAATCTTGTATCTTCTCATATTACTTATTTTCTAAGAGAAATCTATGTTTCAATcactttattttaaagaaataattcattttcttttttgttaccTCAATATGCTACGGTGttttctaagaaaacaaaataacagaAAGTGACAAAATGCTAAAGTTTTGTGTTTGGATTTGGTTCCTAGGTGTTGGAATACTCTCTTGTCCGTACACTCTCGCATCTCGGGGTTGGTTAAGCTTGGCCTTTTTGTTTGCTATTGCTTCTGCAACGTTTTACACAGGGATTTTGATTAAAAGATGCATGGATACGAGTTCGAATATCAGAAGCTACCCTGATGtaggtgagtttttttttttttttattgttaatttattaattttttcttagtgATACGAATCATTTCCTATTAATTGTTTACCCCACCACTTCCCATTTCCTTTTCCCGCCTCCGCCTCTcaaaccaaaatataaaattcaatccaatactaacataaaattcaatttaataatttttaatgtgttatatattaattattaacggGTGAGTTTGGGGGCGAGTTCGGGATGGATATTGAAAATTCCATCCTCGACTCCGAATCCGAATTTGATTATTGGACAAAATCCGATTCCGATCCGATCAATTCAGAATTTTTCCATCAAAATCGGAGCTTGTCCAGGGTGGACCTCACGGGTTCGCCCAGTTGCCATGCCTACTCTTAATACCCACCAAAATAATTGCCTACTACCGCACACAGTGCTTTCAATTTTCTGCTGAATTTGCAGCAAGTACCAAGTAGTGCCCAAAACAGAGCACATACTAACTGCAATCTTTCCTCCTTCACTAGTCATCATCCGCTCCTTCCACTGACCATAAGCTTAGTTTCAACGTTACATAAACACCATATAGTATAAACTTCAACCCAAGATCACATTAGtacataagtttttaatttcaacAATCTTTTCCTCATTTCCTTCTTTGTTAACCAGACAACTAATCTTATATCTCTGATACAAGTGAACTTGCATTTGGAAAGACTGGAAGGTTAATGATATCAGGGTTAATGTACACGGAGCTCTACTTGGTTTCAATAGGGTTCTTGATTCTGGAAGGCGATAACTTGAGTAACTTGTTCCCTAATAGGGAGATTCAGATAGCTGGCTTTGTAATTGGTGGGAAGCAACTATTTGTGATATTGGTTGCCCTTATCAGCCTGCCCACAGTTTGGTTGGACAACTTTACAATGTCATAAATATAGAAACTATATTCCACTAAACAGTGAGCAGAAAACGTGAGTCTTCATAGTGCTCGTATGAATAAAACATGTCTCTGCACCAATGATTAGCCAGCCATCCTTCTCAAAATCTTCACAAGCTTTTTATCTACCCCAGAATTCAAGGCGGTGTATTTTGATTATGTTGGGGAAGGTATTatagttagtttttaattagttgaaaaatttatttgattatttcataaataaactcttttaatagtttttagCATTTCTTTAAGattgaagtaatatttttaaaatgttagtttttaactattaattttttatatttttattttatttttaatatatttatttaattttttaattattcttttaaaataaattataattttttttgtcattttatagtttcatttattttaacaattaattttatctaacaattaaaatttactaaacTAATTTTGTATCTTGCAAGTAATTTTGAACTAATTTTAAGTAACATGCCCTAATTTTACGGAACATACCATTTTTCCCTTCCCCAATCTCCCAATTCCACCAACACCACCACGTTACACCAGCAACCCTCATATGGCCAATTCTGCATACATTCCCTCCACCTCACTGTGTACACCAAACCCATATTCCGCTACCACGATAACCTGACCCTCCTCTTTCATATTCTGCATGTAGCTCCACATAGAAAAGTGCTTGTTCATAAGCAGAATGAACAAAATACCTTCCAACCCCTTAGCCATAAGAACAAACCCCAACTCACTTAAGAAACCATCGACTATTTCTTTTTCCCATGTAactgcttataaatgaaaaagcCACTTTGCCGCATAACATCACATTTTACCACTTCCATCATAATACTCTTTTGGTGGGTCGGTGTGATAATACCTAGTTATAACTTATTAAGTGTTAACTTATTCTGTCAGCGTCTCTCTCGTGCTCTTCACAAATTTTATTAAGTAAAAAGGTAGCTCGTACGTTTAAGTTTTATGCATGGTTAAAAACAGTGATAGTAAATAcaagaataataatatcatacaaCTTCTGAAACAAGATGAAAGGCAATTATCATTTATCAACAAAATACTATCTCAAAACTAAGCTCTATACCAGTACTCATGTACAACGTCATCCTACTCCATTACAAAGCTATATAGTCTTTCTCATCCCTTGAATTACACTTATGCTTCGATCAATTCCCGAATAGGGATTCTATCTATCTTAATTGAAGAAATATCAGTGAATTCTGACAATATAGCTCTGAATTCATCTCCACCAAGGGTCTCCTTCTCAAGTAGCACATCCACTAATTTATCAATTGCATCACGGTTATTCCTTATGTGATTCTTTGCAATTTCATATGCTGCCTCTATTATCTGGCTCACTGAGTTATCAATGTCCTCGGCTAATTTCTCTGACATTGAGTTCCTAGCCAGCATTCGTAGCACCACATCACTACTTTGCACTGCAGGATCAGTCAATGCCCATGGTCCAATCTCTGACATGCCAAACACTGTTACCATCTGTtgcaaaaaattatgacaatttGTCAGCATATGGTAATTTCTAAATTTCCTTTCTCATTCCACAAAAGGAAATAATGTTGTTGAGGATCCGGATTCCTAtagtcactcttcatgcattcatgcaGTCAGTAATTTAAAACCGTTACATGACTATTGGATAAAATTTTCAGTAAAATagacttaaaagttaaaacatgcATTTGGGATCGGAGATGTTCAATCTTCAtccaatagttttttttaagcaaagtATTCCCATAGCTGGACGCCATGAAACAAGAGGTAGAGATTATCGAAGTGAATTTTACATTTCCCAACAGTTTTTTCCATATGCATAGTCAGGGAATCGAATCCCTGCAACAAGTTTTAGGAATTTAACTATCTACCAACTATGTTGAACCTTGTTGTTTCATTCAATAATTATAATTGCATTGAATGTGTGAATGCATGCAAAAGTGACTAGAGTGAATCCATGTCCATATTTTGTTGATACTACTAACCTGTCTTGCTATTTGTGTAACTTGTTGCAAGTCCCCAGCAGCTCCAGTGGTTATCTCAGTTTCACCAAATATGACTTCCTCTGCTGCTCTTCCCCCTAAGCCTCCAACTATTCTAGCAAATAATTGCTTCTTAGAGATGAGAGATGGATCTTCACCTGATATGAACCATGTTAAGCCCCGGGCTTGGCCTCTGGGAACTAGAGTGACTTTCTGTACTGGATCATGCCCTGGTGTCAGTGTCCTACAAATTGTAAACGTTAttaaattacacttcaaagacAACAAATTCAAATGTTGAACAATATGAAGCTGTTAGAAATTTCACTCTCAAAAAGTGTTCTAAAGGCCTTTTTGGcagttttcatttctttttaataaaaataattacaataattgaTCTCCTTGCTTACATTATTTTCTGTACAAATATTGAACAACAGGAAATAAAGTAAAGCAAATTTTCGgttaatgaaaattttgaaatagaagtaaaaacaaaaatcattttctcAAACCGCACtggccttaattttttttatcaacatatgTATTTGATGTACTTACGCACAAACAGCATGTCCAATTTCATGGTAAGCCACCAGAATTTTGCTTTTGCCATCAGTCATCTTGGTTCCTTCCATGCCTGCCACAATGCGATCTATGGAGTCATCAACTTCTTTCATTGTGATCTTATCTTTGCCCCTTCGACCGGCAAGAATGGCGGCTTCATTCATGAGGTTTGCTAGGTCTGCACCACTGAATCCGGGAGTTCTCATGGCAATGACACTAAGAGAGACATCCTTGTCAAGCTTCTTGTTGTTACTATGAACTTTCAATATTTCTTCCCTCCCTCTTACATCTGGTAATCCAACAGTAACCTATTGGAACAATTAAAATTTGTCATGTCTGataattttgttgaatttttaataactaGTTTAAAAGTCATACCTACCttgtttatattaataatgtatagaaattaaactttttgtcatatatgataaatttgttgacttttataataactactttAAAGACTATACTTATAATAAATTCTGATTGATTGATAGTTTACACTAGtcattcaaaaattaaagtaatcaataataatttatagtgATAGGGAGGGGTTAATCATTAACATACCTGCCTATCAAACCTCCCAGGTCTAAGCAAAGCTGAATCAAGAATTTCAGGTCTGTTGGTGGCAGCAATGACTATAACTCCGGTGTTTCCAGTGAAACCATCCATTTCAGTGAGCAACTGATTCAGTGTTTGCTCCCtttcatcattccctccacctatACCTGTACCTCTCTGCCTCCCTACAGCATCTATCTCATCAATGAATATCAGACAAGGAGAATTTTGTTTTGCCTTGTTAAACAAATCCCTCACCCTTGAGGCCCCTACACCCACAAACATCTCAATGAACTCTGATCCAGATAGGGAAAAGAAAGGAACCCCAGCCTCTCCTGCAATTGCCTTGGCCAGCAATGTCTTTCCAGTCCCTGGTGGCCCTACCAGAAGTACCCCTTTGGGAATTTTTGCTCCAACTGCAGAAAACTTCTCTGGGGTCTTCAAGAACTCAACAATCTCTTGGAAGTCTTGCTTGGCTTCATCCACTCCAGCTACATCCTCAAATGTAACTCCTGTGTTTGGTTCCATCTCAAACTTTGCCTTACTCCTGAAGTTAACATTATCATCAAATGAAATAATGTCAAGGAAGTTGTTCAATATAACTAGTTTATATCTATGTTAGTGTCATAtgctaaatataaaataaaattcaatgatCTAAGTATGTACTCCTATTAAAATCATGATGATTGGCTTGGAATATTAACCTTTTAATTTCCTACTGTGACTCTAGGTATTATTCAGAGAAAACTAGTTTATCTATATCTATGGTAAGCACTCATTTACCTTATTGCTGCAATTTTCCCTTCTGTATCTGCTCATTTTACTGTTATTTTGAGAATTATCAAAccaattttatgaataaaaccGATTCAAAACCAGTTCAAAGAATCAGAACTGGTTCATCACCGAAACCAAAGAACCAGTTCAGCTTAGTTCTTGGCAATTATAACCAGTTTAGTTCGGTTTTCTGTGTTAAACTGAACCATCAACAGCTTTACTTagcatatatgcatatattttttttcctaattaaaaaataagaaaaataaataaatgaagaataCTAATTGTCTAAATACCAAAAACTTGCTAGTTACTGCAACATATACTCATTGCTAAATTCATACCTTCCTAATCCAAAGGGCAAGTTGGGGCCACCAGCAGGATTATTAGTTGATGTCCTCAAGATTAGAGAACCAAGCAATATCAAAggaaaagccaaatttcccaacAAATCAAGTACTGCAGGCCACCAACTAGCTTCCATGGGATAAGCAGCAAAATCAACATTTTTATCCTTCATTTTCCTTATTAACTCCTGAGGCAACCCTGGTAACTGAATTTTGACCCTTTGGATTTTTTCCAAGGTTGGATTGTATATCTCTGCAATAGCAACTGTTCCATTCTCAAAGAGGTCCACCTTCTTGACAGCACCTTCATCCAAGTACTGCAGGAATCTTGAGTATGATATTCTGCTTGAGGTGGAAGCAGCTGGGCTTTCTGGCTCAGCTCTTGTGGGCTGAGCAGTAGAAAGCCCAACCAATGCTGGGCCCAACCCAATAACAGCAGATGATAAAATCTTCCTCTTGCTGAATTTGTTATCTAACAATGATTGTTTGCATGATTTGTCTTTGTTGTTGGCTTTTGTGAGGTGTGTGTCCTTGGAAAGGTCTTGAGGCTTGTGCATCAAAGTGGGGGAGACTGAGAAACATAGGGCAGAAGACATTTTATGATTGCAAATTATGGTCACCTAATTTGTTATTTGAGTGTCTAGTGATGAAGTGTTACTACAAGGATATGATGGTGTTGCACTTAATTCGTTATTTGAGTATTTAGTGTACAAGAATTGGTTTGGAGGGAAGGAGCAGATTTTGCtttaaaaaggagagaaaaatgggAACCTTCTGGTACCTTAATTTGGAATTTTGTTTGAGTAAGGTTTTTGTTGTCTTGTCCTATTTTCCATTCACGAAGTGTCTACTATGTTCATGTATTATCCATGGTTCCTTTGttgaccattctttggttgtTTAGAAATTACTAAAGATTGATATGGAAATGATTGTCACAGGCAACAAGTGAACGGATGTAGAGGATATCCACTATATTTCCTGCGTGATCGTAAGTAACAACCACACACTTGGAAGAAGTTGAAGTGGTAGTGTGGATTGATTGGACTTATTAAAACACCAAAATTTTGGTAAGTGAATCCTAGGCTCAAATGTTGCCACCTAATCAAATTATATTCCTATTATGTGTTTGACTTACGCTGGAAAGTGTTAAGATCAGTGGATATGATTTGACATGGCTTTTTCCAGAGACTGAATTTAGCTCACAATTTTGGGTTTCTCCCAAATTTATCTAAACCACTACGTCAATTCTATTGATTATTGCAAAGATTTCTTATAAActtaatagaaaaaatttacCTTCCTTTCTCAAAAGGGAAAAATGATTATGATAAGCCATAAGTACTCATATTACAAACTAATAACACTTCTCTACCTAATGACAGTTTAAATAAGACACTGCTCTCTGCCTCCAGCATTCCAGAATAGgtaatgggaaaaaaaaaacagaatggtaaaaactataaaaaagcTAGCAGGAGCCCAAAGTGATAACGAGACAACCCAATCAGAAGGCCCAGGAGGAGCATTAAAGACCCCAACATATAGTTGGACCCAGAAAGCTAAAAACAAAAAGACCTCCATATATGAGATTACATATGCGGAGATAGTTATGCTGGCCGCAAAATAAGAAACGGTTATAGCTAATTGGTATTATTCTTCCGTATGTAATGATCATTGGTGGATGATAGTGAAATTGGCATCCACCATCCTTTTGTTCTTTCGCAACAAATTCCAAGCATCAAACTGAATCATAGTTTTGAATTTGATGCCATCCTAGTTGAGTATCAAGCTGCTGGAAGATCATGCCCATGTTTAGCCAAATAAGCTAAACCAAAACCCATAGTACTCTTAACATCTGAAATATAAAACCGAGAAATGAAGGAAAACTTCGGTGAATATTGATTCACGGGTTTGCTATAAAAACTAATCATGAAAATTGAACCAGTTTTTCAACAAGAACAGATGGAATTTGAAAGTGAACTGTCAGAAATGGGGCAAACGTTAACATTCCTGCTGTGTGCCAACATCCTAAATAGATTATACAAATAAATGGAAGAAATATTTACTCACAAAAATGATCAACAGTACAAAATGTCAAAAGAGCTCACCCTTTGTCCTT
This window harbors:
- the LOC100788601 gene encoding ATP-dependent zinc metalloprotease FTSH 6, chloroplastic translates to MSSALCFSVSPTLMHKPQDLSKDTHLTKANNKDKSCKQSLLDNKFSKRKILSSAVIGLGPALVGLSTAQPTRAEPESPAASTSSRISYSRFLQYLDEGAVKKVDLFENGTVAIAEIYNPTLEKIQRVKIQLPGLPQELIRKMKDKNVDFAAYPMEASWWPAVLDLLGNLAFPLILLGSLILRTSTNNPAGGPNLPFGLGRSKAKFEMEPNTGVTFEDVAGVDEAKQDFQEIVEFLKTPEKFSAVGAKIPKGVLLVGPPGTGKTLLAKAIAGEAGVPFFSLSGSEFIEMFVGVGASRVRDLFNKAKQNSPCLIFIDEIDAVGRQRGTGIGGGNDEREQTLNQLLTEMDGFTGNTGVIVIAATNRPEILDSALLRPGRFDRQVTVGLPDVRGREEILKVHSNNKKLDKDVSLSVIAMRTPGFSGADLANLMNEAAILAGRRGKDKITMKEVDDSIDRIVAGMEGTKMTDGKSKILVAYHEIGHAVCATLTPGHDPVQKVTLVPRGQARGLTWFISGEDPSLISKKQLFARIVGGLGGRAAEEVIFGETEITTGAAGDLQQVTQIARQMVTVFGMSEIGPWALTDPAVQSSDVVLRMLARNSMSEKLAEDIDNSVSQIIEAAYEIAKNHIRNNRDAIDKLVDVLLEKETLGGDEFRAILSEFTDISSIKIDRIPIRELIEA
- the LOC102660204 gene encoding amino acid transporter AVT1J, with product MNTKLLISDSVTDFNPPRKIKPLRFANLCLLQTIQLFSSVSVSIFVQKSKNFPHNSSLNVPLLPESGHAKDEEKVTDSYPSTENTASFFHTCFNGLNAISGVGILSCPYTLASRGWLSLAFLFAIASATFYTGILIKRCMDTSSNIRSYPDVGELAFGKTGRLMISGLMYTELYLVSIGFLILEGDNLSNLFPNREIQIAGFVIGGKQLFVILVALISLPTVWLDNFTMS
- the LOC100786627 gene encoding amino acid transporter AVT1I, translated to MSEKLSYLNEPLLHEWEHREFGHATDEEKVIASHPSTENTASFFGTCLNGLNAISGVGILSVPYALASGGWLSLVLLFAIATTAFYTGMLIKRCMDKYSNIRTYPDIGELAFGKTGRLIVSVSMYTELYLVSIGFLILEGDNLSNLFPIGEVQIAGLAIGGKQFFVILVSLIILPTVWLDNLSLLSYVSASGVFASAFIILSISWTATFDGVGFHQKGTSVNWNGIPTAVSLYAFCYCAHPVFPTLYNSMTNKHQFSNVLLLCFLLTTVGYASMAIIGYLMFGADVESQITLNLPLNKVSSKLAIYITLVNPISKYALMATPITNALKDLLPSTYKNRVTNILVSTVMVIGTTIVALVVPFYGYLMSLVGAFLSVTASILLPCFCYLKISGSYRRFECETVIIVIIIIPAIVMGISGSYNSVMEIVHQL